One Ctenopharyngodon idella isolate HZGC_01 chromosome 9, HZGC01, whole genome shotgun sequence DNA window includes the following coding sequences:
- the scel gene encoding sciellin isoform X3 yields the protein MSFTGKSYSKVQTGTASSTSSTKAVEESKKKASLLKDNSWIRSNVNEDKKVESDTNYGKTVLGRYKSTENLVSPQDKTSKTESKTTTVITSPGSSVQALSKRFGGSQDKLNETRTIGTKTTVKPEPRTSTTTKIKDGAKITETTVTTTKQDVVKSSTKSGTITDKDLVDIKTKSSGDYKTEVITVKSSKDTVDGPTSPVKTTTSIKTYTKEDVSPTKKTYSVRSTKSTEDQLFDTLIPTSIKSSYTKPKSSDYKTEVVTVKSSKEIVDVPSSPVKTTTSIKTYTKEDVSPTKTTSYSNKSDYKTEVVTVKSSKEIIDVPSSPLKTTTSIKTYTKEDVSPTKTTSYSNKSDYKTEVVTVKSSKDITDAPTSPLKTTTSIKTYTKEDVSPTKTTSYSTKSDYKTEVVTVKSSKEIIDVPTSPVKTTTSIKTYTKEDVSPTKTTSYSLRSTKSTEDQLYDTLLPTSITSSYSKHDGSHEDVSVSKTIRTVYSTNDRNEWSTVTSPSYTRTSYTESRPVDYLSDSLTSKTTTTVYTTPERTVSAKDICTYCHKNMYTDEKIVLDDMNINCHARCFKCGVCNSSLGHLKAGDSLWVYRREIHCESCFGVTRGKWIS from the exons ATGTCTTTCACTGGAAAATCATACAGTAAAGTCCAAACAG GTACGGCTTCAAGCACCAGTTCCACGAAAGCAGTGGAAGAAAGCAAAAAGAAAGCATCCCTGCTGAAGGACAATAGCTGGATCAGGTCAAATGTGAATGAGGACAAGAAAGTTGA AAGCGACACAAACTATGGCAAAACTGTTCTGGGTCGTTACAAGTCCACCGAAAACCTTGTCAG CCCTCAAGATAAAACCAGCAAAACCGAGAGCAAAACCACCACTGTCATCACTTCACCAGGTTCCTCTGTCCAAGCTCTCTCTAAAAG ATTTGGTGGCAGCCAGGACAAGCTGAATGAAACCAG AACCATAGGAACTAAAACAACTGTGAAACCGGAGCCCAGGACAAG CACTACTACAAAAATCAAAGATGGTGCAAAGATAACCGAGACAACTGTGACCACTACCAA GCAGGATGTGGTGAAATCATCAACCAAGTCTGGAACAATCACTGATAAAGACCTGGTAGATATAAAGACCAAGAGTTCAGG TGACTACAAGACTGAGGTCATTACTGTGAAGTCATCAAAGGACACTGTTGATGG ACCAACTTCACCTGTCAAGACCACCACAAG CATCAAAACCTACACCAAGGAGGATGTTTCACCAACTAAAAAAACATATTCTGTCCGATCCACAAAGAG CACTGAGGATCAACTGTTTGATACTCTCATACCGACGTCAATCAAGTCATCATACACAAAACCTAAGAGCAG TGACTACAAGACTGAGGTGGTTACTGTGAAGTCATCGAAGGAAATCGTTGATGT ACCATCTTCACCTGTCAAGACCACCACAAG CATTAAAACCTACACCAAGGAGGATGTTTCACCAACTAAAACAACATCCTACTCCAACAAGAG TGACTACAAGACTGAGGTGGTTACTGTGAAGTCATCAAAGGAAATCATTGATGT ACCATCTTCACCTCTCAAGACCACCACAAG CATTAAAACCTACACCAAGGAGGATGTTTCACCAACTAAAACAACATCCTATTCCAACAAGAG TGACTACAAGACTGAGGTGGTTACTGTGAAGTCATCAAAGGACATCACTGATGC ACCAACTTCACCTCTCAAGACCACCACAAG CATTAAAACCTACACCAAGGAGGATGTTTCACCAACTAAAACAACATCCTACTCCAcaaagag TGACTACAAGACTGAGGTGGTTACTGTGAAGTCATCAAAGGAAATCATTGATGT ACCAACTTCACCTGTCAAGACCACCACAAG CATCAAAACCTACACCAAGGAGGATGTGTCACCAACTAAAACAACATCATATTCTCTCCGATCCACAAAGAG CACTGAGGATCAACTGTATGATACTCTCTTGCCAACATCAATCACGTCAAGCTACTCAAAACACGACGGCAG TCATGAGGATGTATCGGTCTCCAAAACCATCAGAACTGTGTATTCAACAAATGACAG AAATGAGTGGAGTACTGTCACAAGTCCTTCTTACACCAGAACATCATACACAGAGAGCAG GCCTGTTGATTACCTGTCAGACTCCCTCACATCAAAAACCACTACAACTGTGTACACAACACCGGAAAG GACGGTGAGTGCAAAGGATATTTGCACATACTGCCATAAAAACATGTACACCGATGAAAAGATTGTCCTGGATGACATGAATATAAACTGTCATGCACGTTGTTTCaag tGTGGGGTGTGTAATTCATCTCTGGGACACCTGAAAGCCGGTGACAGCTTATGGGTGTACCGTAGAGAAATTCACTGTGAGAGCTGCTTTGGTGTCACTAGGG gCAAATGGATCAGCTGA
- the scel gene encoding sciellin isoform X2, which translates to MSFTGKSYSKVQTGTASSTSSTKAVEESKKKASLLKDNSWIRSNVNEDKKVESDTNYGKTVLGRYKSTENLVSPQDKTSKTESKTTTVITSPGSSVQALSKRFGGSQDKLNETRTIGTKTTVKPEPRTSTTTKIKDGAKITETTVTTTKQDVVKSSTKSGTITDKDLVDIKTKSSGDYKTEVITVKSSKDTVDGPTSPVKTTTSIKTYTKEDVSPTKKTYSVRSTKSTEDQLFDTLIPTSIKSSYTKPKSSDYKTEVVTVKSSKEIVDVPSSPVKTTTSIKTYTKEDVSPTKTTSYSNKSDYKTEVVTVKSSKEIIDVPSSPLKTTTSIKTYTKEDVSPTKTTSYSNKSDYKTEVVTVKSSKDIIDVPSSPLKTTTSIKTYTKEDVSPTKTTSYSTKSDYKTEVVTVKSSKEIIDVPTSPVKTTTSIKTYTKEDVSPTKTTSYSLRSTKSTEDQLYDTLLPTSITSSYSKHDGSHEDVSVSKTIRTVYSTNDRNEWSTVTSPSYTRTSYTESRPVDYLSDSLTSKTTTTVYTTPERTVSAKDICTYCHKNMYTDEKIVLDDMNINCHARCFKCGVCNSSLGHLKAGDSLWVYRREIHCESCFGVTRGKWIS; encoded by the exons ATGTCTTTCACTGGAAAATCATACAGTAAAGTCCAAACAG GTACGGCTTCAAGCACCAGTTCCACGAAAGCAGTGGAAGAAAGCAAAAAGAAAGCATCCCTGCTGAAGGACAATAGCTGGATCAGGTCAAATGTGAATGAGGACAAGAAAGTTGA AAGCGACACAAACTATGGCAAAACTGTTCTGGGTCGTTACAAGTCCACCGAAAACCTTGTCAG CCCTCAAGATAAAACCAGCAAAACCGAGAGCAAAACCACCACTGTCATCACTTCACCAGGTTCCTCTGTCCAAGCTCTCTCTAAAAG ATTTGGTGGCAGCCAGGACAAGCTGAATGAAACCAG AACCATAGGAACTAAAACAACTGTGAAACCGGAGCCCAGGACAAG CACTACTACAAAAATCAAAGATGGTGCAAAGATAACCGAGACAACTGTGACCACTACCAA GCAGGATGTGGTGAAATCATCAACCAAGTCTGGAACAATCACTGATAAAGACCTGGTAGATATAAAGACCAAGAGTTCAGG TGACTACAAGACTGAGGTCATTACTGTGAAGTCATCAAAGGACACTGTTGATGG ACCAACTTCACCTGTCAAGACCACCACAAG CATCAAAACCTACACCAAGGAGGATGTTTCACCAACTAAAAAAACATATTCTGTCCGATCCACAAAGAG CACTGAGGATCAACTGTTTGATACTCTCATACCGACGTCAATCAAGTCATCATACACAAAACCTAAGAGCAG TGACTACAAGACTGAGGTGGTTACTGTGAAGTCATCGAAGGAAATCGTTGATGT ACCATCTTCACCTGTCAAGACCACCACAAG CATTAAAACCTACACCAAGGAGGATGTTTCACCAACTAAAACAACATCCTACTCCAACAAGAG TGACTACAAGACTGAGGTGGTTACTGTGAAGTCATCAAAGGAAATCATTGATGT ACCATCTTCACCTCTCAAGACCACCACAAG CATTAAAACCTACACCAAGGAGGATGTTTCACCAACTAAAACAACATCCTACTCCAACAAGAG TGACTACAAGACTGAGGTGGTTACTGTGAAGTCATCAAAGGACATCATTGATGT ACCATCTTCACCTCTCAAGACCACCACAAG CATTAAAACCTACACCAAGGAGGATGTTTCACCAACTAAAACAACATCCTACTCCAcaaagag TGACTACAAGACTGAGGTGGTTACTGTGAAGTCATCAAAGGAAATCATTGATGT ACCAACTTCACCTGTCAAGACCACCACAAG CATCAAAACCTACACCAAGGAGGATGTGTCACCAACTAAAACAACATCATATTCTCTCCGATCCACAAAGAG CACTGAGGATCAACTGTATGATACTCTCTTGCCAACATCAATCACGTCAAGCTACTCAAAACACGACGGCAG TCATGAGGATGTATCGGTCTCCAAAACCATCAGAACTGTGTATTCAACAAATGACAG AAATGAGTGGAGTACTGTCACAAGTCCTTCTTACACCAGAACATCATACACAGAGAGCAG GCCTGTTGATTACCTGTCAGACTCCCTCACATCAAAAACCACTACAACTGTGTACACAACACCGGAAAG GACGGTGAGTGCAAAGGATATTTGCACATACTGCCATAAAAACATGTACACCGATGAAAAGATTGTCCTGGATGACATGAATATAAACTGTCATGCACGTTGTTTCaag tGTGGGGTGTGTAATTCATCTCTGGGACACCTGAAAGCCGGTGACAGCTTATGGGTGTACCGTAGAGAAATTCACTGTGAGAGCTGCTTTGGTGTCACTAGGG gCAAATGGATCAGCTGA
- the scel gene encoding sciellin isoform X14 — protein MSFTGKSYSKVQTGTASSTSSTKAVEESKKKASLLKDNSWIRSNVNEDKKVESDTNYGKTVLGRYKSTENLVSPQDKTSKTESKTTTVITSPGSSVQALSKRFGGSQDKLNETRTIGTKTTVKPEPRTSTTTKIKDGAKITETTVTTTKQDVVKSSTKSGTITDKDLVDIKTKSSGDYKTEVITVKSSKDTVDGPTSPVKTTTSIKTYTKEDVSPTKKTYSVRSTKSTEDQLFDTLIPTSIKSSYTKPKSSDYKTEVVTVKSSKDITDAPTSPLKTTTSIKTYTKEDVSPTKTTSYSNKSDYKTEVVTVKSSKDIIDVPSSPLKTTTSIKTYTKEDVSPTKTTSYSTKSDYKTEVVTVKSSKEIIDVPTSPVKTTTSIKTYTKEDVSPTKTTSYSLRSTKSTEDQLYDTLLPTSITSSYSKHDGSHEDVSVSKTIRTVYSTNDRNEWSTVTSPSYTRTSYTESRPVDYLSDSLTSKTTTTVYTTPERTVSAKDICTYCHKNMYTDEKIVLDDMNINCHARCFKCGVCNSSLGHLKAGDSLWVYRREIHCESCFGVTRGKWIS, from the exons ATGTCTTTCACTGGAAAATCATACAGTAAAGTCCAAACAG GTACGGCTTCAAGCACCAGTTCCACGAAAGCAGTGGAAGAAAGCAAAAAGAAAGCATCCCTGCTGAAGGACAATAGCTGGATCAGGTCAAATGTGAATGAGGACAAGAAAGTTGA AAGCGACACAAACTATGGCAAAACTGTTCTGGGTCGTTACAAGTCCACCGAAAACCTTGTCAG CCCTCAAGATAAAACCAGCAAAACCGAGAGCAAAACCACCACTGTCATCACTTCACCAGGTTCCTCTGTCCAAGCTCTCTCTAAAAG ATTTGGTGGCAGCCAGGACAAGCTGAATGAAACCAG AACCATAGGAACTAAAACAACTGTGAAACCGGAGCCCAGGACAAG CACTACTACAAAAATCAAAGATGGTGCAAAGATAACCGAGACAACTGTGACCACTACCAA GCAGGATGTGGTGAAATCATCAACCAAGTCTGGAACAATCACTGATAAAGACCTGGTAGATATAAAGACCAAGAGTTCAGG TGACTACAAGACTGAGGTCATTACTGTGAAGTCATCAAAGGACACTGTTGATGG ACCAACTTCACCTGTCAAGACCACCACAAG CATCAAAACCTACACCAAGGAGGATGTTTCACCAACTAAAAAAACATATTCTGTCCGATCCACAAAGAG CACTGAGGATCAACTGTTTGATACTCTCATACCGACGTCAATCAAGTCATCATACACAAAACCTAAGAGCAG TGACTACAAGACTGAGGTGGTTACTGTGAAGTCATCAAAGGACATCACTGATGC ACCAACTTCACCTCTCAAGACCACCACAAG CATTAAAACCTACACCAAGGAGGATGTTTCACCAACTAAAACAACATCCTACTCCAACAAGAG TGACTACAAGACTGAGGTGGTTACTGTGAAGTCATCAAAGGACATCATTGATGT ACCATCTTCACCTCTCAAGACCACCACAAG CATTAAAACCTACACCAAGGAGGATGTTTCACCAACTAAAACAACATCCTACTCCAcaaagag TGACTACAAGACTGAGGTGGTTACTGTGAAGTCATCAAAGGAAATCATTGATGT ACCAACTTCACCTGTCAAGACCACCACAAG CATCAAAACCTACACCAAGGAGGATGTGTCACCAACTAAAACAACATCATATTCTCTCCGATCCACAAAGAG CACTGAGGATCAACTGTATGATACTCTCTTGCCAACATCAATCACGTCAAGCTACTCAAAACACGACGGCAG TCATGAGGATGTATCGGTCTCCAAAACCATCAGAACTGTGTATTCAACAAATGACAG AAATGAGTGGAGTACTGTCACAAGTCCTTCTTACACCAGAACATCATACACAGAGAGCAG GCCTGTTGATTACCTGTCAGACTCCCTCACATCAAAAACCACTACAACTGTGTACACAACACCGGAAAG GACGGTGAGTGCAAAGGATATTTGCACATACTGCCATAAAAACATGTACACCGATGAAAAGATTGTCCTGGATGACATGAATATAAACTGTCATGCACGTTGTTTCaag tGTGGGGTGTGTAATTCATCTCTGGGACACCTGAAAGCCGGTGACAGCTTATGGGTGTACCGTAGAGAAATTCACTGTGAGAGCTGCTTTGGTGTCACTAGGG gCAAATGGATCAGCTGA
- the scel gene encoding sciellin isoform X4 yields MSFTGKSYSKVQTGTASSTSSTKAVEESKKKASLLKDNSWIRSNVNEDKKVESDTNYGKTVLGRYKSTENLVSPQDKTSKTESKTTTVITSPGSSVQALSKRFGGSQDKLNETRTIGTKTTVKPEPRTSTTTKIKDGAKITETTVTTTKQDVVKSSTKSGTITDKDLVDIKTKSSGDYKTEVITVKSSKDTVDGPTSPVKTTTSIKTYTKEDVSPTKKTYSVRSTKSTEDQLFDTLIPTSIKSSYTKPKSSDYKTEVVTVKSSKEIVDVPSSPVKTTTSIKTYTKEDVSPTKTTSYSNKSDYKTEVVTVKSSKDITDAPTSPLKTTTSIKTYTKEDVSPTKTTSYSNKSDYKTEVVTVKSSKDIIDVPSSPLKTTTSIKTYTKEDVSPTKTTSYSTKSDYKTEVVTVKSSKEIIDVPTSPVKTTTSIKTYTKEDVSPTKTTSYSLRSTKSTEDQLYDTLLPTSITSSYSKHDGSHEDVSVSKTIRTVYSTNDRNEWSTVTSPSYTRTSYTESRPVDYLSDSLTSKTTTTVYTTPERTVSAKDICTYCHKNMYTDEKIVLDDMNINCHARCFKCGVCNSSLGHLKAGDSLWVYRREIHCESCFGVTRGKWIS; encoded by the exons ATGTCTTTCACTGGAAAATCATACAGTAAAGTCCAAACAG GTACGGCTTCAAGCACCAGTTCCACGAAAGCAGTGGAAGAAAGCAAAAAGAAAGCATCCCTGCTGAAGGACAATAGCTGGATCAGGTCAAATGTGAATGAGGACAAGAAAGTTGA AAGCGACACAAACTATGGCAAAACTGTTCTGGGTCGTTACAAGTCCACCGAAAACCTTGTCAG CCCTCAAGATAAAACCAGCAAAACCGAGAGCAAAACCACCACTGTCATCACTTCACCAGGTTCCTCTGTCCAAGCTCTCTCTAAAAG ATTTGGTGGCAGCCAGGACAAGCTGAATGAAACCAG AACCATAGGAACTAAAACAACTGTGAAACCGGAGCCCAGGACAAG CACTACTACAAAAATCAAAGATGGTGCAAAGATAACCGAGACAACTGTGACCACTACCAA GCAGGATGTGGTGAAATCATCAACCAAGTCTGGAACAATCACTGATAAAGACCTGGTAGATATAAAGACCAAGAGTTCAGG TGACTACAAGACTGAGGTCATTACTGTGAAGTCATCAAAGGACACTGTTGATGG ACCAACTTCACCTGTCAAGACCACCACAAG CATCAAAACCTACACCAAGGAGGATGTTTCACCAACTAAAAAAACATATTCTGTCCGATCCACAAAGAG CACTGAGGATCAACTGTTTGATACTCTCATACCGACGTCAATCAAGTCATCATACACAAAACCTAAGAGCAG TGACTACAAGACTGAGGTGGTTACTGTGAAGTCATCGAAGGAAATCGTTGATGT ACCATCTTCACCTGTCAAGACCACCACAAG CATTAAAACCTACACCAAGGAGGATGTTTCACCAACTAAAACAACATCCTATTCCAACAAGAG TGACTACAAGACTGAGGTGGTTACTGTGAAGTCATCAAAGGACATCACTGATGC ACCAACTTCACCTCTCAAGACCACCACAAG CATTAAAACCTACACCAAGGAGGATGTTTCACCAACTAAAACAACATCCTACTCCAACAAGAG TGACTACAAGACTGAGGTGGTTACTGTGAAGTCATCAAAGGACATCATTGATGT ACCATCTTCACCTCTCAAGACCACCACAAG CATTAAAACCTACACCAAGGAGGATGTTTCACCAACTAAAACAACATCCTACTCCAcaaagag TGACTACAAGACTGAGGTGGTTACTGTGAAGTCATCAAAGGAAATCATTGATGT ACCAACTTCACCTGTCAAGACCACCACAAG CATCAAAACCTACACCAAGGAGGATGTGTCACCAACTAAAACAACATCATATTCTCTCCGATCCACAAAGAG CACTGAGGATCAACTGTATGATACTCTCTTGCCAACATCAATCACGTCAAGCTACTCAAAACACGACGGCAG TCATGAGGATGTATCGGTCTCCAAAACCATCAGAACTGTGTATTCAACAAATGACAG AAATGAGTGGAGTACTGTCACAAGTCCTTCTTACACCAGAACATCATACACAGAGAGCAG GCCTGTTGATTACCTGTCAGACTCCCTCACATCAAAAACCACTACAACTGTGTACACAACACCGGAAAG GACGGTGAGTGCAAAGGATATTTGCACATACTGCCATAAAAACATGTACACCGATGAAAAGATTGTCCTGGATGACATGAATATAAACTGTCATGCACGTTGTTTCaag tGTGGGGTGTGTAATTCATCTCTGGGACACCTGAAAGCCGGTGACAGCTTATGGGTGTACCGTAGAGAAATTCACTGTGAGAGCTGCTTTGGTGTCACTAGGG gCAAATGGATCAGCTGA
- the scel gene encoding sciellin isoform X13, with translation MSFTGKSYSKVQTGTASSTSSTKAVEESKKKASLLKDNSWIRSNVNEDKKVESDTNYGKTVLGRYKSTENLVSPQDKTSKTESKTTTVITSPGSSVQALSKRFGGSQDKLNETRTIGTKTTVKPEPRTSTTTKIKDGAKITETTVTTTKQDVVKSSTKSGTITDKDLVDIKTKSSGDYKTEVITVKSSKDTVDGPTSPVKTTTSIKTYTKEDVSPTKKTYSVRSTKSTEDQLFDTLIPTSIKSSYTKPKSSDYKTEVVTVKSSKEIVDVPSSPVKTTTSIKTYTKEDVSPTKTTSYSNKSDYKTEVVTVKSSKDIIDVPSSPLKTTTSIKTYTKEDVSPTKTTSYSTKSDYKTEVVTVKSSKEIIDVPTSPVKTTTSIKTYTKEDVSPTKTTSYSLRSTKSTEDQLYDTLLPTSITSSYSKHDGSHEDVSVSKTIRTVYSTNDRNEWSTVTSPSYTRTSYTESRPVDYLSDSLTSKTTTTVYTTPERTVSAKDICTYCHKNMYTDEKIVLDDMNINCHARCFKCGVCNSSLGHLKAGDSLWVYRREIHCESCFGVTRGKWIS, from the exons ATGTCTTTCACTGGAAAATCATACAGTAAAGTCCAAACAG GTACGGCTTCAAGCACCAGTTCCACGAAAGCAGTGGAAGAAAGCAAAAAGAAAGCATCCCTGCTGAAGGACAATAGCTGGATCAGGTCAAATGTGAATGAGGACAAGAAAGTTGA AAGCGACACAAACTATGGCAAAACTGTTCTGGGTCGTTACAAGTCCACCGAAAACCTTGTCAG CCCTCAAGATAAAACCAGCAAAACCGAGAGCAAAACCACCACTGTCATCACTTCACCAGGTTCCTCTGTCCAAGCTCTCTCTAAAAG ATTTGGTGGCAGCCAGGACAAGCTGAATGAAACCAG AACCATAGGAACTAAAACAACTGTGAAACCGGAGCCCAGGACAAG CACTACTACAAAAATCAAAGATGGTGCAAAGATAACCGAGACAACTGTGACCACTACCAA GCAGGATGTGGTGAAATCATCAACCAAGTCTGGAACAATCACTGATAAAGACCTGGTAGATATAAAGACCAAGAGTTCAGG TGACTACAAGACTGAGGTCATTACTGTGAAGTCATCAAAGGACACTGTTGATGG ACCAACTTCACCTGTCAAGACCACCACAAG CATCAAAACCTACACCAAGGAGGATGTTTCACCAACTAAAAAAACATATTCTGTCCGATCCACAAAGAG CACTGAGGATCAACTGTTTGATACTCTCATACCGACGTCAATCAAGTCATCATACACAAAACCTAAGAGCAG TGACTACAAGACTGAGGTGGTTACTGTGAAGTCATCGAAGGAAATCGTTGATGT ACCATCTTCACCTGTCAAGACCACCACAAG CATTAAAACCTACACCAAGGAGGATGTTTCACCAACTAAAACAACATCCTACTCCAACAAGAG TGACTACAAGACTGAGGTGGTTACTGTGAAGTCATCAAAGGACATCATTGATGT ACCATCTTCACCTCTCAAGACCACCACAAG CATTAAAACCTACACCAAGGAGGATGTTTCACCAACTAAAACAACATCCTACTCCAcaaagag TGACTACAAGACTGAGGTGGTTACTGTGAAGTCATCAAAGGAAATCATTGATGT ACCAACTTCACCTGTCAAGACCACCACAAG CATCAAAACCTACACCAAGGAGGATGTGTCACCAACTAAAACAACATCATATTCTCTCCGATCCACAAAGAG CACTGAGGATCAACTGTATGATACTCTCTTGCCAACATCAATCACGTCAAGCTACTCAAAACACGACGGCAG TCATGAGGATGTATCGGTCTCCAAAACCATCAGAACTGTGTATTCAACAAATGACAG AAATGAGTGGAGTACTGTCACAAGTCCTTCTTACACCAGAACATCATACACAGAGAGCAG GCCTGTTGATTACCTGTCAGACTCCCTCACATCAAAAACCACTACAACTGTGTACACAACACCGGAAAG GACGGTGAGTGCAAAGGATATTTGCACATACTGCCATAAAAACATGTACACCGATGAAAAGATTGTCCTGGATGACATGAATATAAACTGTCATGCACGTTGTTTCaag tGTGGGGTGTGTAATTCATCTCTGGGACACCTGAAAGCCGGTGACAGCTTATGGGTGTACCGTAGAGAAATTCACTGTGAGAGCTGCTTTGGTGTCACTAGGG gCAAATGGATCAGCTGA
- the scel gene encoding sciellin isoform X7, which produces MSFTGKSYSKVQTGTASSTSSTKAVEESKKKASLLKDNSWIRSNVNEDKKVESDTNYGKTVLGRYKSTENLVSPQDKTSKTESKTTTVITSPGSSVQALSKRFGGSQDKLNETRTIGTKTTVKPEPRTSTTTKIKDGAKITETTVTTTKQDVVKSSTKSGTITDKDLVDIKTKSSGDYKTEVITVKSSKDTVDGPTSPVKTTTSIKTYTKEDVSPTKKTYSVRSTKSTEDQLFDTLIPTSIKSSYTKPKSSDYKTEVVTVKSSKEIVDVPSSPVKTTTSIKTYTKEDVSPTKTTSYSNKSDYKTEVVTVKSSKEIIDVPSSPLKTTTSIKTYTKEDVSPTKTTSYSNKSDYKTEVVTVKSSKDITDAPTSPLKTTTSIKTYTKEDVSPTKTTSYSNKSDYKTEVVTVKSSKEIIDVPTSPVKTTTSIKTYTKEDVSPTKTTSYSLRSTKSTEDQLYDTLLPTSITSSYSKHDGSHEDVSVSKTIRTVYSTNDRNEWSTVTSPSYTRTSYTESRPVDYLSDSLTSKTTTTVYTTPERTVSAKDICTYCHKNMYTDEKIVLDDMNINCHARCFKCGVCNSSLGHLKAGDSLWVYRREIHCESCFGVTRGKWIS; this is translated from the exons ATGTCTTTCACTGGAAAATCATACAGTAAAGTCCAAACAG GTACGGCTTCAAGCACCAGTTCCACGAAAGCAGTGGAAGAAAGCAAAAAGAAAGCATCCCTGCTGAAGGACAATAGCTGGATCAGGTCAAATGTGAATGAGGACAAGAAAGTTGA AAGCGACACAAACTATGGCAAAACTGTTCTGGGTCGTTACAAGTCCACCGAAAACCTTGTCAG CCCTCAAGATAAAACCAGCAAAACCGAGAGCAAAACCACCACTGTCATCACTTCACCAGGTTCCTCTGTCCAAGCTCTCTCTAAAAG ATTTGGTGGCAGCCAGGACAAGCTGAATGAAACCAG AACCATAGGAACTAAAACAACTGTGAAACCGGAGCCCAGGACAAG CACTACTACAAAAATCAAAGATGGTGCAAAGATAACCGAGACAACTGTGACCACTACCAA GCAGGATGTGGTGAAATCATCAACCAAGTCTGGAACAATCACTGATAAAGACCTGGTAGATATAAAGACCAAGAGTTCAGG TGACTACAAGACTGAGGTCATTACTGTGAAGTCATCAAAGGACACTGTTGATGG ACCAACTTCACCTGTCAAGACCACCACAAG CATCAAAACCTACACCAAGGAGGATGTTTCACCAACTAAAAAAACATATTCTGTCCGATCCACAAAGAG CACTGAGGATCAACTGTTTGATACTCTCATACCGACGTCAATCAAGTCATCATACACAAAACCTAAGAGCAG TGACTACAAGACTGAGGTGGTTACTGTGAAGTCATCGAAGGAAATCGTTGATGT ACCATCTTCACCTGTCAAGACCACCACAAG CATTAAAACCTACACCAAGGAGGATGTTTCACCAACTAAAACAACATCCTACTCCAACAAGAG TGACTACAAGACTGAGGTGGTTACTGTGAAGTCATCAAAGGAAATCATTGATGT ACCATCTTCACCTCTCAAGACCACCACAAG CATTAAAACCTACACCAAGGAGGATGTTTCACCAACTAAAACAACATCCTATTCCAACAAGAG TGACTACAAGACTGAGGTGGTTACTGTGAAGTCATCAAAGGACATCACTGATGC ACCAACTTCACCTCTCAAGACCACCACAAG CATTAAAACCTACACCAAGGAGGATGTTTCACCAACTAAAACAACATCCTACTCCAACAAGAG TGACTACAAGACTGAGGTGGTTACTGTGAAGTCATCAAAGGAAATCATTGATGT ACCAACTTCACCTGTCAAGACCACCACAAG CATCAAAACCTACACCAAGGAGGATGTGTCACCAACTAAAACAACATCATATTCTCTCCGATCCACAAAGAG CACTGAGGATCAACTGTATGATACTCTCTTGCCAACATCAATCACGTCAAGCTACTCAAAACACGACGGCAG TCATGAGGATGTATCGGTCTCCAAAACCATCAGAACTGTGTATTCAACAAATGACAG AAATGAGTGGAGTACTGTCACAAGTCCTTCTTACACCAGAACATCATACACAGAGAGCAG GCCTGTTGATTACCTGTCAGACTCCCTCACATCAAAAACCACTACAACTGTGTACACAACACCGGAAAG GACGGTGAGTGCAAAGGATATTTGCACATACTGCCATAAAAACATGTACACCGATGAAAAGATTGTCCTGGATGACATGAATATAAACTGTCATGCACGTTGTTTCaag tGTGGGGTGTGTAATTCATCTCTGGGACACCTGAAAGCCGGTGACAGCTTATGGGTGTACCGTAGAGAAATTCACTGTGAGAGCTGCTTTGGTGTCACTAGGG gCAAATGGATCAGCTGA